One Methylocaldum marinum DNA window includes the following coding sequences:
- a CDS encoding F0F1 ATP synthase subunit delta, whose product MDELTTLARPYAVAVYKRAKETGTAEKWSEALAFVWMLMEDEQLAKASANPKANREQFSEAFLGLCKDHLDSEAQNFVRLLIQNRRLGLVRYIAELFNQYKADDEGYIEVDVSTAFPLKDTEQDRLSKVLEGVLAKKARLRVDVDPSLIGGVYIKAGDRVIDASIRGQVERLAKRLWN is encoded by the coding sequence ATGGACGAGTTAACGACGTTGGCGAGGCCTTATGCCGTTGCGGTTTACAAAAGGGCCAAAGAAACGGGAACGGCTGAAAAGTGGAGTGAAGCGCTCGCTTTCGTCTGGATGCTTATGGAAGACGAGCAGTTAGCTAAAGCCTCGGCCAATCCGAAGGCGAACCGCGAGCAGTTTTCGGAGGCTTTTCTCGGTCTCTGCAAAGATCACCTGGACTCCGAGGCGCAAAATTTCGTCCGGCTGTTGATCCAGAATCGCCGGCTGGGGCTGGTTAGATACATCGCTGAGCTATTCAACCAGTATAAAGCCGACGATGAGGGATATATCGAAGTCGACGTCAGTACGGCATTTCCCTTGAAAGACACCGAACAAGACAGGTTGTCCAAGGTGCTGGAGGGCGTTTTGGCAAAGAAGGCGCGTCTGCGTGTCGATGTCGATCCATCTTTGATCGGCGGCGTCTACATCAAGGCGGGCGACCGCGTGATAGACGCATCCATACGCGGCCAGGTTGAACGATTAGCAAAGAGACTCTGGAATTAG
- a CDS encoding F0F1 ATP synthase subunit B — MSINATLIGQMITFALLVWFTMKYVWPPLMQALEERKKKIADGLASAEKGKHEMELAEKRATALLREAKDQATEIVNLAQKRAGEVVEESKQSAKEEGERIVAAAKAEIERELQQAKEGLRQQVSVLAISAAEQILQKEVDQKKHREIIDDLGKQLGQA; from the coding sequence GTGAGTATTAACGCTACTCTGATCGGCCAAATGATCACATTTGCGCTTCTGGTGTGGTTCACCATGAAGTACGTGTGGCCGCCTTTGATGCAAGCCCTTGAGGAGCGCAAGAAAAAGATTGCCGACGGTCTCGCTTCGGCTGAAAAAGGCAAGCACGAAATGGAGTTGGCCGAGAAGCGCGCAACCGCACTGTTGAGGGAAGCCAAGGATCAGGCGACAGAGATCGTCAATCTCGCGCAGAAGCGAGCCGGCGAGGTGGTCGAGGAATCGAAGCAGTCGGCGAAGGAGGAAGGCGAGCGAATTGTCGCCGCCGCAAAGGCCGAAATCGAGCGCGAATTGCAACAGGCAAAAGAAGGATTGCGTCAACAAGTGTCGGTGCTGGCCATTTCCGCGGCCGAGCAAATCCTGCAGAAAGAAGTGGATCAGAAGAAGCACCGGGAAATCATCGACGACCTCGGTAAGCAATTGGGTCAGGCATAA
- a CDS encoding ATP synthase subunit I has protein sequence MTAKKLLFAVKRVLLMQLFTIALIGGVTLAFFGWPVARSALFGGLIAFLPNVYFAAKFGVSDRTRTAEDIVRSFYIGESIKIIITAGLFILIFQLPNILFLPLFAGFVSVLVVFWCALLMRDIEG, from the coding sequence ATGACAGCGAAAAAATTGCTGTTCGCCGTCAAGCGGGTTCTATTGATGCAGCTATTTACGATTGCACTGATCGGGGGTGTTACCTTGGCCTTCTTTGGTTGGCCGGTAGCGAGATCAGCGCTGTTTGGCGGGCTCATTGCCTTTCTGCCGAATGTCTATTTCGCCGCAAAATTCGGAGTTTCCGATAGAACAAGAACGGCAGAAGACATCGTAAGATCGTTTTATATCGGCGAGAGCATAAAAATAATCATAACCGCCGGTTTGTTTATTTTAATTTTCCAACTGCCTAACATTTTATTCCTGCCATTATTTGCCGGTTTCGTATCGGTGTTGGTGGTGTTTTGGTGTGCGCTTTTGATGCGCGATATCGAAGGGTAA
- the atpA gene encoding F0F1 ATP synthase subunit alpha, producing MQLNPSEISELIKKRIEQFDIGAEARTEGTIVSVTDGIVRIHGLTEVMQGEMIEFKDNTFGMALNLERDSVGAVVLGAYEHLAEGDTAKCTGRILDVPVGESLLGRVVDSLGRPIDGKGPIEAQDRSPIEKIAPGVIARQSVSQPLQTGLKSIDSMIPIGRGQRELIIGDRQTGKSAIAIDTIINQKGTGVKCIYVAIGQKQSSIANVVRKLEEHGAMAHTIIVAASASESAALQFIAPYAGCAMGEFFRDRGEDALIIYDDLTKQAWAYRQISLLLRRPPGREAYPGDVFYLHSRLLERASRINAAEVEKLTGGKVKGKTGSLTALPIIETQAGDVSAFVPTNVISITDGQIYLETNLFNAGVRPAVNAGLSVSRVGGAAQTKIIRKLGGGVRLDLAQFRELAAFAQFASDLDESTRKQIERGQRVTEIMKQSQYSPLSVAQMAVSLFAVNEGFLDDLQVNQVRDFEDGLQNYMKSEHVDLMEKINATGDYNDEIQSSLHAAITKYKETHTW from the coding sequence ATGCAGCTGAACCCATCTGAAATCAGTGAACTCATAAAGAAGCGCATCGAGCAGTTCGATATCGGTGCCGAAGCCCGCACGGAAGGCACTATCGTCAGTGTGACCGACGGTATCGTCCGTATCCACGGCCTAACCGAAGTGATGCAGGGTGAAATGATCGAATTCAAGGACAATACCTTCGGTATGGCCTTGAACCTTGAAAGGGACTCGGTCGGCGCCGTCGTGCTCGGTGCGTATGAACATTTGGCCGAAGGCGATACCGCGAAATGCACCGGACGCATTCTCGACGTTCCGGTGGGTGAAAGCTTGCTCGGGCGTGTCGTGGATTCCTTGGGGCGGCCGATCGACGGCAAGGGTCCCATCGAAGCGCAGGATCGTTCGCCGATCGAAAAGATCGCGCCCGGCGTTATCGCTAGACAATCGGTCAGCCAGCCACTGCAAACCGGTCTCAAGTCCATCGACTCGATGATCCCGATCGGCCGCGGCCAGCGCGAATTGATTATCGGCGACCGCCAGACCGGGAAATCGGCCATCGCCATCGATACCATCATCAATCAGAAAGGCACCGGCGTTAAGTGTATTTACGTCGCCATCGGCCAAAAGCAGTCCTCGATCGCCAACGTGGTACGGAAACTCGAGGAACACGGCGCCATGGCTCATACCATTATCGTGGCCGCTTCCGCTTCCGAGTCAGCCGCGCTTCAGTTCATCGCGCCTTACGCCGGGTGCGCCATGGGCGAGTTTTTCCGCGATCGCGGCGAGGATGCACTGATCATCTATGACGATTTGACCAAGCAGGCTTGGGCCTATCGGCAGATCTCCCTGCTGCTGCGCCGTCCGCCGGGACGCGAAGCCTATCCGGGAGACGTATTCTATCTGCATTCGCGCCTGCTCGAGCGCGCCTCCCGAATCAATGCCGCCGAGGTTGAGAAACTGACCGGCGGAAAGGTCAAGGGCAAGACCGGCTCGCTGACCGCTTTGCCGATTATCGAGACACAGGCCGGCGACGTATCGGCTTTCGTTCCCACCAACGTGATTTCGATTACGGACGGTCAGATTTATCTCGAGACCAACCTGTTCAACGCGGGTGTGCGTCCAGCCGTGAACGCCGGTCTTTCCGTGTCACGCGTGGGTGGCGCGGCTCAGACCAAGATCATTAGAAAGTTAGGCGGCGGTGTACGTCTCGACCTGGCTCAGTTCCGTGAACTGGCGGCATTCGCCCAGTTCGCATCGGATCTCGATGAATCCACACGGAAACAGATCGAACGCGGTCAGCGTGTTACCGAAATTATGAAACAGAGTCAGTACTCGCCGCTGAGCGTGGCTCAAATGGCCGTATCTCTGTTCGCAGTCAACGAAGGCTTCCTGGACGACCTGCAGGTCAACCAGGTCAGGGATTTCGAAGACGGCCTGCAGAACTACATGAAATCGGAACATGTCGATCTCATGGAAAAGATCAATGCGACCGGCGACTACAATGACGAAATTCAGTCGTCGCTGCACGCAGCCATAACGAAGTACAAAGAAACCCATACTTGGTAG
- the atpE gene encoding F0F1 ATP synthase subunit C, protein MEIASVSGMTAIAVGIILGLGAMGTAIGFGLLGGKFLEGAARQPEMVPMLQVKMFIVAGLLDAVTMIGVGLALFFTFANPFLSALQG, encoded by the coding sequence ATGGAAATCGCATCTGTATCTGGCATGACCGCAATCGCCGTAGGCATCATCCTGGGCCTGGGCGCCATGGGAACCGCAATCGGTTTCGGTTTGTTGGGTGGAAAATTCCTTGAAGGTGCTGCGCGTCAGCCGGAAATGGTTCCGATGCTGCAGGTGAAAATGTTCATCGTCGCCGGTCTGCTCGACGCCGTAACCATGATCGGCGTGGGTCTTGCCCTGTTCTTCACCTTCGCCAATCCGTTCCTGTCTGCACTCCAAGGCTAA
- the atpB gene encoding F0F1 ATP synthase subunit A has product MATEEHGSGGATGYIVHHLTPLSTGEGFWTLHLDTLFFSVFLGGLFVVLFRKAAEKATSGVPGPLQNFVEMIVEFVDTQVKDSFHGRSALIAPLALSIFVWVFLMNAMDLIPVDLLPGIGQAIGLDYLRVVPSTDLNATFAMSISVFFLILFYSFKVKGPIGFGKEMILTPFHSVWMIPFNLILKLVEELAKPVSLGLRLFGNMYAGELIFILIALLPWYVQPILSFPWAVFHILIITLQAFIFMVLTIVYLSLAHEDH; this is encoded by the coding sequence ATGGCAACAGAAGAGCATGGCTCCGGCGGGGCAACGGGATACATCGTTCATCACCTCACCCCTCTATCGACCGGCGAAGGATTCTGGACACTGCATCTGGATACCCTGTTTTTCTCGGTTTTTCTGGGCGGACTATTTGTCGTTCTATTCCGCAAGGCGGCTGAAAAAGCGACGTCCGGCGTACCCGGTCCCTTGCAGAACTTCGTCGAGATGATCGTCGAATTCGTCGACACTCAGGTCAAGGACAGTTTTCATGGCCGTAGCGCCTTGATCGCGCCCTTGGCTCTGAGCATCTTCGTCTGGGTATTCCTGATGAACGCGATGGACCTGATCCCGGTCGATCTGCTGCCGGGAATCGGCCAGGCCATCGGTCTCGATTATCTCCGCGTCGTTCCCAGCACCGATCTGAATGCTACTTTTGCCATGTCGATTTCGGTGTTCTTTCTGATCCTGTTCTACAGCTTCAAAGTGAAAGGACCGATCGGATTCGGGAAAGAAATGATTCTGACCCCTTTTCACAGCGTATGGATGATTCCGTTCAACCTGATTCTCAAGCTTGTCGAGGAATTGGCGAAACCGGTATCGCTCGGCCTTCGTCTTTTCGGAAACATGTACGCCGGCGAGCTGATTTTCATCCTGATCGCCCTGCTGCCCTGGTATGTGCAGCCCATACTGAGTTTTCCGTGGGCGGTCTTTCATATTCTGATCATCACTTTGCAAGCTTTCATCTTCATGGTTCTCACCATCGTTTACCTGAGTTTGGCCCACGAAGATCATTAA